Proteins encoded within one genomic window of Leptolyngbyaceae cyanobacterium:
- a CDS encoding ATP-binding protein, with translation MNANQTVNWQVANQRYLEMAIGQTRAALQQYIARSQGQETVEVTTTSKELDAIAATMSSPPAVETLCDAFNLTPFERYILLMCAGVELSYSFAQLCATAQGNSQLAYPTFSLALAAFPDAHWSALTPAAPLRRWRSIEVATNESLIQSRLRIDERVLHYLTGISYLDDRLQGMVQPLTAIGELPPSHQAIAEQIAANWSQTPKDRILPVIQLCGEGAATSKIAIAAAACTALGVILQVMNAADIPVTVAEREALARLWEREAALSDRVLLIDCEDGDSATIRVVLSLLEQLQSLLIVATREPLTPRHRPTIRIDVNKPSSNEQKLLWKSALGSLATQLNGQLATVATQFNLSPPAIHSVSLEILNEWEREPTPHSLSQRLWNACRVQARSRLENLAQRIESTATWEDLVLPEPQRQLLQDMAASVRQRAKVYENWGFARKDRRGLGISALFSGASGTGKTMAAEVLANELQLELYRIDLSAVVSKYIGETEKNLRRVFDAAETGGAILLFDEADALFGKRSEVKDSHDRYANIEVSYLLQRMEAYRGLAILTTNLKSALDTAFLRRIRFVVQFPFPDVAQRQEIWRRIFPIDTPTEGLDLDKLARLNVAGGNIRNIALNAAFLAADTGKPVQMRHLLRAARCEYAKLEKQLADAEIVGWI, from the coding sequence ATGAACGCCAACCAAACGGTTAACTGGCAAGTTGCAAACCAACGTTATCTGGAGATGGCGATCGGGCAAACCCGCGCGGCTTTACAACAATATATCGCTCGTTCTCAAGGTCAAGAAACGGTAGAAGTTACCACTACTTCAAAGGAATTGGATGCGATCGCCGCTACTATGTCCAGTCCTCCCGCCGTGGAAACTCTGTGCGATGCCTTCAACCTGACCCCGTTCGAGCGTTACATCCTACTTATGTGCGCTGGGGTAGAACTAAGCTACAGTTTCGCTCAACTGTGCGCCACTGCCCAAGGTAATTCTCAACTCGCTTACCCGACGTTTAGTTTAGCGCTGGCTGCTTTTCCCGATGCTCACTGGAGCGCTTTAACACCCGCTGCGCCCCTGCGCCGTTGGCGATCGATCGAAGTCGCTACCAATGAAAGCCTCATCCAAAGTCGGTTGCGAATTGACGAGCGCGTTCTGCACTATCTGACGGGGATATCGTACTTAGACGATCGCTTACAGGGAATGGTACAACCTTTAACCGCGATCGGCGAACTACCGCCATCCCATCAAGCGATCGCCGAGCAAATCGCAGCTAATTGGTCGCAAACGCCCAAAGATCGGATTTTACCCGTCATTCAGCTTTGCGGTGAAGGAGCGGCTACTAGCAAAATCGCGATCGCCGCTGCTGCTTGCACCGCACTGGGGGTGATTTTGCAAGTGATGAACGCTGCCGATATTCCCGTTACAGTTGCCGAAAGAGAAGCATTAGCTCGTTTGTGGGAACGGGAAGCAGCATTAAGCGATCGCGTCCTCCTGATCGATTGCGAGGATGGAGATAGCGCCACGATCCGAGTAGTTTTATCGTTACTCGAACAATTGCAAAGCTTATTAATCGTTGCCACTCGCGAACCCCTAACCCCTCGCCATCGCCCAACCATCCGCATAGACGTGAATAAACCCAGCAGTAACGAACAAAAGTTGCTGTGGAAAAGTGCTTTGGGTTCGTTGGCTACCCAACTCAACGGACAACTTGCCACCGTTGCCACTCAGTTTAACCTGAGTCCACCAGCGATTCATTCCGTCAGTCTGGAAATCTTGAACGAGTGGGAACGAGAACCTACCCCGCACTCATTGTCTCAAAGGCTGTGGAATGCCTGTCGGGTGCAAGCGCGATCGCGTTTGGAAAATCTGGCACAGCGCATCGAATCCACCGCCACTTGGGAAGATTTGGTATTACCAGAACCGCAACGTCAACTCTTGCAAGATATGGCGGCTAGTGTCCGTCAACGAGCTAAAGTTTACGAAAATTGGGGATTTGCCCGCAAAGATCGGCGGGGATTGGGTATTAGTGCCTTGTTTAGTGGAGCCAGCGGAACGGGAAAAACGATGGCAGCAGAAGTGTTGGCGAACGAGTTGCAGTTAGAGCTATATCGCATCGATTTGAGTGCGGTAGTTAGTAAATATATCGGTGAAACGGAAAAGAACTTGCGGCGAGTGTTCGATGCAGCGGAAACAGGCGGGGCAATTCTGTTATTTGACGAAGCCGATGCTTTATTTGGCAAGCGTTCTGAGGTGAAAGACAGTCACGATCGCTACGCCAATATCGAAGTCAGTTACTTATTGCAACGCATGGAAGCTTATCGAGGTTTGGCAATTCTGACTACTAATTTAAAAAGCGCCTTGGATACTGCTTTTTTGCGGCGGATTCGCTTTGTGGTGCAGTTTCCCTTTCCCGATGTAGCTCAACGTCAGGAAATCTGGCGGCGAATTTTTCCGATCGATACCCCAACAGAAGGACTCGATCTCGATAAGTTGGCACGACTGAACGTGGCGGGGGGCAATATTCGCAATATCGCTTTAAATGCTGCTTTTTTGGCTGCTGATACCGGAAAGCCCGTCCAAATGCGGCATTTATTAAGGGCTGCCCGTTGCGAATACGCCAAGTTAGAAAAACAGCTGGCTGATGCGGAAATTGTCGGTTGGATTTGA
- a CDS encoding DUF4255 domain-containing protein — translation MSNALAIASVSAVLKDLLNNGLIDRNITGTLGGNVNVTALPPDRISTGNNNEPDQLNLFLYQVTPNQGWRNVGLPSRNSSGDRIDNPPLALDLHYLLTAYGAEEFHSEILLGYAMQLLHETPVLPRDAIRKALAIPSPVTGGILPAALQSLSASDLAEQVEQIKISPEALNPEEISKLWSALYQTHYRPTAAYQVSVVLIESDRAIPSALPVRDRRIYAMPFHQPKIESVRSSAGANVPILADSTLSILGQQLKGDRAIAIVSGIEVTLSAENIHSTKIELPLLPLPLKAGVQAVQVVHLIAFGIAASDPHRGIASNVAAFVLHPKITVSVNPGSVNCQTENGITRCSAEIAVNFTPQVGKRQRVILLLNEYQPVAADSARAYSFSAPPNNGITDPDREETAAIAIPIQGVIAGSYLVRVQVDGAESQLSRNSDGMFFSPQVSLP, via the coding sequence ATGAGCAATGCTTTAGCGATCGCATCGGTATCTGCCGTCTTAAAAGACTTGCTCAACAACGGCTTGATCGATCGCAACATCACCGGAACTCTGGGCGGCAACGTCAACGTCACTGCCTTGCCACCCGATCGCATCTCCACGGGTAATAATAACGAACCCGACCAATTAAATCTCTTTTTATATCAGGTGACGCCGAATCAAGGGTGGCGCAATGTCGGCTTACCCTCCCGCAATAGCAGTGGCGATCGCATCGATAACCCTCCCCTCGCCCTTGACTTGCACTACTTGCTCACCGCCTACGGTGCTGAGGAATTCCACAGCGAAATCCTCTTGGGCTATGCCATGCAACTGCTGCACGAAACGCCTGTTTTGCCCCGCGACGCGATTCGCAAAGCCTTAGCCATTCCCTCACCCGTGACAGGCGGCATCTTACCGGCAGCGTTGCAATCTCTGTCTGCTTCTGATTTAGCCGAGCAAGTCGAGCAAATTAAAATCTCTCCAGAGGCACTAAATCCAGAAGAAATTTCCAAACTGTGGTCGGCATTGTACCAAACTCATTATCGACCGACGGCAGCTTATCAAGTATCGGTAGTGTTGATTGAAAGCGATCGCGCGATTCCATCCGCGTTACCGGTACGCGATCGCCGCATCTACGCGATGCCTTTCCACCAACCCAAAATCGAATCCGTTCGCTCATCCGCCGGTGCCAATGTCCCGATCTTGGCAGATAGCACCCTCTCCATTTTGGGCCAACAGCTGAAAGGCGATCGCGCGATCGCGATCGTCAGCGGTATTGAAGTAACTCTTTCTGCGGAAAACATCCACTCGACCAAGATCGAATTACCCCTATTGCCCCTACCTTTAAAAGCTGGCGTACAAGCCGTGCAAGTGGTACATCTCATTGCGTTCGGCATCGCCGCTTCCGATCCCCATCGCGGTATAGCGTCCAACGTGGCAGCCTTCGTATTACACCCGAAAATTACCGTTTCTGTAAATCCTGGTTCTGTTAATTGCCAGACTGAAAACGGGATCACCCGTTGCTCAGCCGAAATTGCAGTCAATTTTACGCCCCAGGTAGGGAAGCGGCAAAGGGTAATACTGCTGCTCAACGAGTATCAGCCTGTAGCGGCTGATTCGGCGCGAGCTTATAGTTTCAGCGCTCCCCCGAATAACGGAATTACCGATCCAGATCGAGAAGAAACTGCCGCGATCGCAATTCCGATTCAAGGTGTAATCGCAGGTAGCTATCTGGTGCGGGTGCAAGTTGATGGTGCCGAAAGCCAACTGAGTAGAAACTCTGACGGAATGTTCTTTTCGCCGCAGGTGTCCCTCCCATGA